In a single window of the Flavobacterium sp. W4I14 genome:
- a CDS encoding acetolactate synthase-1/3 small subunit (product_source=KO:K01653; cath_funfam=3.30.70.1150,3.30.70.260; cog=COG0440; ko=KO:K01653; pfam=PF01842,PF10369; superfamily=55021; tigrfam=TIGR00119): MSTEDKIKYTEDTVDLEGKQEYTITVYAENRIGLLNRIAIIFSKRKINIESLNSSASEIEGIHRFNIVIHEGYEVVRKLARQIEKQIEVLKVYFNTNEEIIWQELALYKVSTDEIAEKVTVERLLRQYGASAVVIRKDYTVFAVTGHREETDALVKALEPYELIEFVRSARVAIIKDSAGFHEKLKEFEAFEPGEELVENEFLEKGQKIFTM; the protein is encoded by the coding sequence ATGAGTACTGAAGATAAAATAAAATACACAGAAGACACCGTTGACCTAGAAGGCAAGCAGGAATATACGATTACGGTGTATGCCGAAAACCGCATTGGTTTACTCAACAGGATTGCGATTATTTTCTCGAAAAGAAAAATCAATATCGAAAGTTTAAACAGTTCCGCATCAGAAATTGAAGGAATACACCGTTTCAACATCGTCATCCATGAAGGTTACGAAGTAGTGAGAAAGCTGGCCCGTCAGATAGAAAAACAGATTGAGGTATTGAAAGTTTATTTCAACACCAACGAAGAAATTATCTGGCAGGAACTGGCACTTTACAAAGTTTCTACAGATGAAATTGCAGAAAAAGTAACCGTAGAGCGTTTATTAAGACAATACGGTGCAAGTGCGGTAGTGATCCGTAAAGATTATACTGTTTTTGCAGTAACTGGTCACCGCGAAGAAACTGATGCTTTGGTAAAAGCTTTAGAACCATACGAACTAATTGAATTTGTGAGATCTGCAAGAGTAGCCATTATTAAAGACAGTGCCGGTTTCCACGAAAAACTAAAGGAATTCGAAGCTTTCGAACCAGGCGAAGAATTAGTAGAAAATGAGTTTTTAGAAAAAGGGCAGAAGATTTTTACAATGTAA
- a CDS encoding acetolactate synthase-1/2/3 large subunit (product_source=KO:K01652; cath_funfam=3.40.50.1220,3.40.50.970; cog=COG0028; ko=KO:K01652; pfam=PF00205,PF02775,PF02776; superfamily=52467,52518; tigrfam=TIGR00118) → METAQDTIQQNEAKAETSKTLFKGTGSQVLLNGLIEEGVTTIFGYPGGAIMPIYDALYDYADKLEHILVRHEQGGIHAAQGFARASGEVGVVFATSGPGATNLVTGLADAQIDSTPLVCITGQVFAHLLGTDAFQETDVINITTPVTKWNYQVTDAKEIQEVLAKAFYIAKSGRPGPVLIDITKNAQLQLEEFPEYVKCNHIRSYRPKPKVRIEYIEQAAELINSAKKPFILFGQGVILGKAEEEFKAFINKSGIPAAWTIMGEGAIPTSHPLNVGMLGMHGNYGPNVLTNEADVIIAIGMRFDDRVTGRLDKYAKQAKVVHLDIDPAEIDKNVKAEVGVWGDCKETLPLLTNLVNENKHEDWLAKFRQYNQEEIDQVITPELYPTGDEMTMGEVLRNINEICGGDAVIVTDVGQHQMVACRYAKFNNTRSNITSGGLGTMGFGLPAAIGAKYGAPDKTVIAIIGDGGFQMTPQELGTIMQFGAAVKILILNNRFLGMVRQWQQLFHDKRYSFVNITSPDFVALAKSYYIQASKVDERANLRTALETMINHEGSYLLEVMVGRENNVFPMVPQGMSVSEIRLK, encoded by the coding sequence ATGGAAACTGCACAAGATACAATACAACAAAACGAGGCGAAAGCAGAAACCTCAAAAACCTTATTCAAAGGAACAGGCTCGCAGGTTTTGTTGAATGGATTAATTGAAGAAGGTGTAACCACCATTTTCGGTTATCCGGGAGGAGCAATCATGCCTATTTATGATGCCCTTTATGATTATGCCGATAAATTAGAACACATCTTAGTTCGCCATGAGCAAGGTGGTATCCACGCTGCTCAGGGTTTTGCAAGAGCAAGCGGCGAAGTTGGTGTTGTTTTCGCAACCAGCGGGCCAGGTGCAACCAATTTGGTTACTGGCTTGGCAGATGCGCAAATCGATAGTACGCCATTGGTTTGTATCACCGGACAGGTTTTCGCTCACCTATTGGGAACGGATGCTTTTCAGGAAACTGATGTGATTAACATTACTACTCCGGTTACAAAATGGAACTATCAGGTTACTGATGCCAAAGAAATTCAAGAGGTATTGGCTAAAGCTTTTTACATTGCGAAAAGCGGCAGACCAGGCCCTGTATTGATCGATATTACCAAAAATGCGCAATTACAACTGGAGGAATTCCCTGAATATGTAAAATGCAATCACATTCGCAGTTATCGCCCGAAACCAAAAGTTAGGATCGAATATATCGAGCAGGCAGCCGAATTAATCAATTCAGCAAAAAAACCTTTCATTTTATTTGGACAAGGTGTTATTTTGGGTAAAGCTGAAGAAGAATTCAAAGCTTTTATCAATAAATCAGGAATTCCTGCTGCATGGACTATTATGGGCGAAGGTGCTATTCCAACTTCACACCCGCTAAATGTAGGTATGTTAGGGATGCACGGTAATTACGGCCCAAACGTATTAACCAACGAAGCTGATGTAATTATTGCCATCGGTATGCGTTTTGATGACCGCGTAACCGGTCGTTTAGATAAATATGCCAAACAAGCTAAAGTGGTACATTTAGATATCGACCCTGCCGAAATTGATAAAAATGTTAAAGCAGAAGTTGGTGTTTGGGGCGACTGTAAAGAAACTTTACCCCTATTAACCAATTTAGTCAACGAAAACAAACACGAAGATTGGTTAGCTAAGTTCAGACAATATAACCAAGAGGAAATAGATCAAGTCATTACTCCTGAACTTTATCCAACTGGTGATGAAATGACCATGGGTGAAGTATTGCGCAACATCAACGAAATCTGTGGTGGTGATGCCGTAATCGTTACCGATGTTGGTCAGCACCAAATGGTAGCCTGTCGTTATGCTAAATTTAACAATACCCGCAGCAATATCACTTCTGGTGGTTTAGGTACAATGGGCTTTGGTTTACCAGCAGCAATTGGCGCTAAATACGGTGCACCTGATAAAACCGTTATTGCCATTATCGGTGATGGTGGCTTTCAGATGACGCCTCAGGAATTGGGTACCATTATGCAGTTTGGCGCAGCAGTGAAGATCCTGATCCTGAACAATCGCTTTTTAGGTATGGTTCGTCAATGGCAACAGCTTTTTCATGATAAACGTTATTCTTTCGTGAATATCACCAGCCCTGACTTTGTTGCTTTAGCAAAATCTTATTATATCCAAGCGAGCAAAGTTGATGAGCGTGCAAACTTAAGAACTGCCTTAGAAACCATGATCAACCACGAAGGTTCTTACCTATTAGAAGTTATGGTAGGCAGAGAAAACAACGTTTTCCCTATGGTTCCTCAAGGAATGAGTGTAAGCGAAATCAGGTTGAAATAA
- a CDS encoding dihydroxy-acid dehydratase (product_source=KO:K01687; cog=COG0129; ko=KO:K01687; pfam=PF00920; superfamily=143975,52016; tigrfam=TIGR00110), whose translation MSELNKYSKTFTQDPTQPAAQAMLYGIGLTDADMAKAQVGIASMGYDGNTCNMHLNDLAKDVKAGVWKNDLVGLVFNTIGVSDGMSNGTDGMRYSLVSRDVIADSIETICGGQYYDGIISIPGCDKNMPGAIMAMARLDRPSIMVYGGTIAPGHYKGEELNIVSAFEALGQKICGNLSEEDYQGIIKHTCPGAGACGGMYTANTMASAIEALGMSLPYSSSNPAISEEKKQECLDAGKYIKILLEKDIKPSDIMTRKAFENAIRSIIILGGSTNAVLHFIAMGKAIGIEISQDDFQRMSDVTPVLADFKPSGKYLMQDLHQYGGIPAVLKYLLNEGLLHGDCLTVTGKTMAENLADVKSIMDYDQKIIQKLSEPIKATGHLQILYGNLAEKGSVAKISGKEGEKFEGPARVFDGEHDLIAGISSGRVQSGDVIVIKNSGPVGAPGMPEMLKPTSAIIGAGLGKSVALITDGRFSGGTHGFVVGHITPESYKGGLIGLVEDEDRILIDAVNNIISLQVSEEVIAERRKNYVQPALKVTKGVLYKYAKTVSDAASGCVTDEY comes from the coding sequence ATGAGCGAATTAAACAAGTACAGTAAAACATTTACACAAGACCCTACACAACCGGCAGCGCAAGCTATGCTTTATGGAATCGGATTAACTGATGCTGATATGGCTAAAGCACAGGTCGGTATTGCAAGTATGGGTTACGATGGTAACACCTGCAATATGCACCTTAACGATCTTGCAAAAGACGTCAAAGCTGGGGTCTGGAAAAATGATTTAGTGGGCTTGGTTTTTAATACCATTGGCGTAAGTGATGGGATGAGCAACGGTACTGATGGCATGCGTTATTCGCTGGTAAGCCGTGATGTAATTGCTGATAGTATCGAAACCATTTGCGGTGGCCAATATTACGATGGAATTATCTCTATCCCTGGCTGTGATAAAAACATGCCTGGCGCAATTATGGCCATGGCACGTTTAGATCGCCCTTCAATTATGGTTTATGGTGGTACGATTGCGCCCGGCCATTACAAAGGCGAAGAATTGAACATCGTTTCAGCTTTCGAAGCTTTGGGACAGAAAATATGTGGCAACCTTTCTGAGGAAGACTATCAGGGCATCATAAAACATACATGCCCTGGTGCAGGTGCTTGTGGAGGGATGTATACTGCAAACACAATGGCATCAGCAATTGAGGCCTTAGGTATGAGTTTGCCTTATTCATCTTCGAACCCAGCAATCAGCGAGGAGAAAAAACAAGAATGTTTAGACGCGGGTAAATACATCAAAATTTTATTAGAGAAAGATATCAAACCATCTGATATTATGACGAGAAAAGCATTCGAAAATGCCATTCGTTCTATTATCATTTTAGGTGGCAGTACGAATGCAGTATTACATTTTATTGCTATGGGTAAAGCTATCGGTATCGAAATCTCCCAGGATGATTTCCAACGCATGAGCGACGTAACTCCGGTACTTGCCGATTTCAAACCTAGTGGAAAATACTTAATGCAGGATCTACATCAATATGGAGGTATCCCGGCAGTATTGAAATATTTATTAAACGAGGGTTTATTACACGGAGATTGTTTAACTGTTACCGGAAAAACCATGGCTGAGAATTTAGCCGATGTAAAATCGATCATGGATTATGATCAAAAAATCATTCAGAAACTAAGTGAGCCGATTAAGGCAACAGGTCACCTGCAGATTCTTTACGGAAACCTGGCAGAAAAAGGTTCTGTTGCAAAAATAAGTGGTAAAGAAGGTGAGAAATTTGAAGGCCCTGCACGTGTATTTGATGGCGAGCACGATTTAATTGCCGGAATTTCTAGCGGACGTGTTCAATCTGGCGATGTAATCGTAATCAAAAATTCTGGTCCGGTAGGTGCGCCAGGTATGCCAGAAATGTTAAAACCAACCTCAGCGATTATCGGTGCTGGTTTAGGTAAATCGGTAGCTTTAATTACCGACGGACGTTTCTCTGGTGGTACGCATGGCTTTGTGGTTGGCCACATTACGCCTGAATCTTACAAAGGTGGCTTAATAGGCCTGGTGGAAGATGAAGACCGGATTTTGATCGATGCGGTAAACAACATCATTAGCCTGCAAGTAAGCGAAGAAGTGATTGCAGAACGTAGAAAAAACTATGTACAACCAGCGTTAAAAGTAACAAAAGGTGTTTTATATAAATATGCTAAAACAGTTTCAGACGCAGCTAGTGGTTGCGTAACTGACGAATATTAA
- a CDS encoding putative O-methyltransferase YrrM (product_source=COG4122; cath_funfam=3.40.50.150; cog=COG4122; pfam=PF13578; superfamily=53335): MTEEINQQFPKAYQQINGATKASGFDMASDVLTCSLLRTLAATKPSGKFLELGTGTGLSTSWILDGLDQESTLTSIDNDAKFLAIAKTFLGGDDRLTLVDTDGAKWIEKNKDKKFDYIFADTWHGKYLLLDEAISMLNTGGLYIIDDMLPQSNWPDGHQDKAIKLIKDLESRDDLHLTKQVWATGIVIGVKK; encoded by the coding sequence ATGACTGAAGAAATCAATCAACAGTTCCCGAAGGCCTACCAGCAGATTAATGGTGCAACAAAAGCATCAGGATTTGACATGGCATCTGATGTGCTGACCTGCTCTTTGCTCAGAACACTTGCTGCTACAAAACCTTCAGGTAAATTTCTGGAGCTTGGAACTGGTACAGGCTTATCTACTTCATGGATTTTAGATGGTTTAGATCAAGAAAGTACACTTACTTCGATAGATAACGACGCTAAATTTTTAGCGATTGCCAAAACGTTTCTAGGTGGTGACGATCGTTTAACATTGGTTGATACCGATGGTGCCAAATGGATTGAAAAGAATAAAGACAAAAAATTCGATTATATTTTTGCTGATACCTGGCATGGAAAATATTTGCTTTTAGATGAGGCGATATCTATGCTTAATACCGGCGGACTTTACATCATCGATGATATGTTGCCACAATCGAATTGGCCTGATGGCCACCAGGATAAGGCTATAAAATTGATCAAAGATTTGGAATCCCGTGATGATCTGCACTTGACCAAGCAGGTTTGGGCAACAGGAATCGTGATCGGAGTAAAAAAATAA
- a CDS encoding branched-chain amino acid aminotransferase (product_source=KO:K00826; cath_funfam=3.20.10.10,3.30.470.10; cog=COG0115; ko=KO:K00826; pfam=PF01063; superfamily=56752; tigrfam=TIGR01122) produces MKYYNSNTIIYLDGQFEKAVNSSTDLYGQSLHYGYAAFEGIRAYKTHNGNRIFKAAAHFDRLERSCQLANIPFPWDKQELIAATYKLLQLNKLKDAYIRPLVFCHPNMKLNEPSGVSILICAWEWDAYSGNKLLKLTVSDYERPNPKSIPMEAKLSGNYVNSILATTAANIKGYDEALLLDMHGFVAEASGANIFLEKDGKLFTPSLGNILPGITRATVKELCTVLDIECIEKKLTTEDLKNADSAFLCGTATEIAGIASIDDIVYRPLWRESLGYTIQRAYKNLVLEKVNYEVII; encoded by the coding sequence ATGAAATACTATAATTCTAATACGATTATTTACCTTGATGGACAGTTTGAAAAGGCTGTAAATAGCAGCACTGACCTTTATGGGCAGTCGCTACACTACGGCTATGCTGCTTTCGAGGGTATTAGAGCCTATAAAACACACAACGGCAACCGCATTTTCAAAGCCGCGGCCCATTTCGATCGCTTAGAGCGTTCTTGCCAATTGGCAAACATTCCTTTCCCATGGGATAAACAGGAGTTAATTGCAGCAACCTATAAATTACTTCAGTTGAACAAACTGAAAGATGCTTATATCCGTCCCTTGGTATTTTGCCACCCTAACATGAAATTAAACGAGCCGAGTGGGGTTTCGATCTTAATCTGTGCCTGGGAATGGGATGCATATTCTGGCAACAAATTGTTAAAATTAACAGTTTCTGATTATGAAAGACCAAACCCAAAATCAATTCCAATGGAGGCGAAATTGAGTGGAAACTATGTTAATTCTATTTTAGCTACTACTGCGGCAAATATTAAAGGTTATGACGAGGCTTTGCTTTTGGATATGCACGGTTTTGTTGCCGAGGCATCTGGAGCAAACATCTTTCTTGAAAAAGACGGAAAACTATTTACACCATCTTTAGGGAATATTTTACCAGGTATTACACGTGCAACCGTAAAAGAACTTTGCACCGTTCTGGATATAGAATGCATTGAGAAAAAATTAACCACAGAAGATCTTAAAAATGCAGACAGCGCTTTCTTATGTGGAACAGCAACTGAAATAGCAGGGATAGCATCAATTGATGATATTGTATATCGTCCGTTGTGGAGAGAATCTCTCGGTTATACCATACAGCGAGCCTATAAAAACCTGGTATTGGAAAAAGTAAATTACGAAGTGATTATATAG
- a CDS encoding hypothetical protein (product_source=Hypo-rule applied; transmembrane_helix_parts=Outside_1_19,TMhelix_20_37,Inside_38_45): MTIHSNTFSTAITAKAAGNVVLLPVILLNLLLLNILWGNKRTQFK, from the coding sequence ATGACTATTCACAGCAACACATTTTCTACCGCTATTACTGCAAAAGCAGCTGGTAATGTAGTGTTGTTACCTGTCATTTTACTTAACCTCCTACTCCTAAACATTTTATGGGGCAATAAGCGGACGCAGTTTAAATAG
- a CDS encoding hypothetical protein (product_source=Hypo-rule applied) — protein MFNNTLISTKNINNSWDFNIKISSEFSILYTFLLVLGRKTENL, from the coding sequence ATGTTTAATAATACTTTAATATCCACAAAAAACATTAATAATTCTTGGGATTTTAATATTAAAATATCGTCTGAATTTTCAATTTTATATACCTTTTTACTCGTTTTAGGCAGAAAAACAGAAAATTTATAA
- a CDS encoding proline iminopeptidase (product_source=KO:K01259; cath_funfam=3.40.50.1820; cog=COG0596; ko=KO:K01259; pfam=PF00561; superfamily=53474; tigrfam=TIGR01250), which translates to MKTIYIFFVVLIILFSGCSPSDSTSHLKMGNQTILTSDAVKLSVKVAGKGPVCIYLHGGPGQDFLSFEKMGGANLEKCLTMVYLDQRGSGHSQNAKNYSLDRVVQDVEELRLKLGVEKVYLLSHSFGGILAINYALKYPEHLSGIIMANTIAHFMNPNQVKEQIEYGYRLLKKDTAINETDFKKLMNEAALVRKKLSAVHLGYKYIANDVNTVIKMDSIENSYKRTSDFGMTVFMPLIDSTKVQKYPEYFKDYALLTSEIKTPALIITGKNDQAVGPNYYKNYKFPNQKVVQLDGSHMLYHERNKEFTATVCDFVKQ; encoded by the coding sequence ATGAAAACAATTTATATCTTTTTTGTCGTTTTAATCATATTATTTAGTGGTTGTTCCCCGTCAGATTCAACCTCACATCTCAAAATGGGGAACCAGACCATTTTAACTTCTGATGCGGTAAAGTTATCTGTTAAGGTAGCAGGTAAAGGCCCTGTTTGTATTTATTTGCATGGAGGCCCTGGTCAGGATTTTCTTTCCTTTGAAAAAATGGGTGGCGCTAACCTGGAGAAATGTTTAACGATGGTTTATTTAGATCAAAGAGGATCTGGTCATTCGCAAAATGCAAAAAATTATAGTTTAGACAGGGTTGTTCAGGATGTTGAAGAACTGCGGTTAAAATTGGGTGTGGAAAAGGTGTACTTACTTAGTCATTCATTTGGCGGTATTCTGGCCATTAATTACGCCTTGAAGTATCCAGAACATTTATCTGGCATTATCATGGCGAATACAATAGCCCATTTCATGAATCCGAACCAGGTGAAGGAACAAATTGAATATGGATACCGGTTATTGAAAAAGGATACCGCTATAAATGAAACAGATTTTAAAAAATTAATGAATGAAGCGGCGCTGGTTAGAAAAAAGTTAAGCGCGGTGCATCTTGGATATAAATATATCGCCAATGATGTAAATACCGTTATCAAAATGGATAGCATCGAAAATTCCTATAAACGTACATCAGATTTCGGAATGACAGTTTTTATGCCTTTAATTGATAGCACAAAGGTGCAGAAGTATCCAGAATATTTTAAAGATTATGCTTTACTTACCAGTGAGATTAAAACGCCGGCCTTGATTATAACGGGTAAGAATGATCAGGCTGTTGGGCCGAACTATTATAAAAATTATAAATTCCCCAATCAAAAGGTAGTACAGCTGGATGGTTCCCATATGCTTTATCATGAAAGGAATAAGGAATTTACTGCAACAGTTTGCGATTTTGTTAAACAATAA
- a CDS encoding F-type H+-transporting ATPase subunit epsilon (product_source=KO:K02114; cath_funfam=2.60.15.10; cog=COG0355; ko=KO:K02114; pfam=PF02823; superfamily=51344; tigrfam=TIGR01216) yields MNLEILTPDKKVFEGEVTAVTVPGTLGSFQILKDHAPIISTLEDGEVIIKANKADEQRFFIKGGVVEAIHNKIVVLAEGVA; encoded by the coding sequence ATGAATTTAGAAATATTAACTCCAGATAAAAAAGTTTTCGAAGGTGAAGTAACAGCAGTTACGGTGCCTGGTACTTTAGGCTCTTTCCAGATTTTAAAAGACCATGCCCCTATCATCTCTACTTTAGAAGATGGAGAAGTTATTATAAAAGCAAACAAAGCTGATGAGCAGCGCTTTTTTATTAAAGGCGGTGTAGTAGAAGCTATTCACAACAAAATTGTGGTTTTAGCCGAAGGCGTCGCTTAA
- a CDS encoding F-type H+-transporting ATPase subunit beta (product_source=KO:K02112; cath_funfam=1.10.1140.10,2.40.10.170,3.40.50.300; cog=COG0055; ko=KO:K02112; pfam=PF00006,PF02874; smart=SM00382; superfamily=47917,50615,52540; tigrfam=TIGR01039): MPNLGKIAQIIGPVVDVSFANDAHLPKIFDALEITKENGQKIVLEVQQHLGEDRVRAISMDSTDGLVRGMDVVDTGAAIKMPVGDQIKGRLFNVVGEAIDGINTVDKTDGRPIHATPPKFEDLSTETEVLFTGIKVIDLLEPYAKGGKIGLFGGAGVGKTVLIMELVNNIAKAYAGLSVFAGVGERTREGNDLLREFIESGVINYGDEFLHSMEKGGWDLKAVDTEKLKESKATLVFGQMNEPPGARARVALSGLTVAEYFRDGDGEGAGKDILFFVDNIFRFTQAGSEVSALLGRMPSAVGYQPTLATEMGLMQERITSTKRGSITSVQAVYVPADDLTDPAPATTFAHLDATTVLSRKIAELGIYPAVDPLDSTSRILSPAVLGDEHYNTAQRVKETLQRYKELQDIIAILGMDELSEEDKLVVSRARRVQRFLSQPFHVAEQFTGLKGVLVDIKDTIKGFNMIMDGEVDEYPEAAFNLVGSIEDAIEKGKKLLAEAN; the protein is encoded by the coding sequence ATGCCTAACTTAGGAAAAATAGCACAAATTATCGGCCCTGTGGTTGACGTTAGCTTTGCTAATGATGCCCATCTACCTAAAATTTTTGATGCGTTAGAGATAACGAAAGAAAATGGACAAAAAATTGTTTTAGAAGTTCAACAGCACTTAGGTGAGGATCGTGTACGTGCGATCTCGATGGACTCTACAGACGGTTTAGTTCGTGGAATGGACGTAGTTGATACTGGTGCTGCGATTAAAATGCCAGTTGGCGACCAAATTAAAGGTCGTTTATTTAATGTAGTTGGTGAAGCGATTGATGGTATCAACACAGTTGATAAAACTGATGGTCGTCCTATCCACGCTACTCCTCCTAAGTTCGAAGATTTATCAACTGAAACTGAGGTACTTTTTACAGGTATTAAAGTAATCGATTTATTAGAGCCATATGCAAAAGGTGGTAAAATCGGTTTATTCGGTGGTGCTGGTGTAGGTAAAACGGTATTAATTATGGAGTTGGTTAACAACATCGCTAAAGCTTATGCTGGTTTATCAGTATTCGCAGGTGTTGGTGAGCGTACTCGTGAGGGTAACGATTTACTTCGTGAGTTTATTGAGTCAGGTGTTATCAACTATGGTGACGAATTCTTACACTCAATGGAAAAAGGTGGATGGGATTTGAAAGCAGTTGATACTGAAAAATTAAAAGAATCTAAAGCAACTTTGGTTTTCGGTCAAATGAACGAGCCTCCTGGTGCACGTGCACGCGTAGCATTATCAGGATTAACAGTTGCAGAATATTTCCGTGATGGTGACGGCGAAGGCGCTGGAAAAGACATCCTTTTCTTCGTTGATAATATCTTCCGTTTTACGCAGGCAGGTTCTGAGGTATCGGCTTTATTAGGTCGTATGCCATCAGCTGTAGGTTACCAACCAACATTGGCAACTGAAATGGGTTTAATGCAAGAGCGTATTACTTCAACAAAACGTGGATCAATTACATCAGTACAAGCGGTATATGTACCAGCGGATGATTTAACTGACCCGGCTCCGGCAACAACTTTTGCCCACTTAGATGCTACTACAGTACTTTCGCGTAAAATTGCTGAACTAGGTATTTATCCTGCGGTAGATCCATTGGATTCTACTTCACGTATCCTTTCTCCTGCTGTTTTAGGTGATGAGCATTATAACACTGCACAACGTGTTAAAGAAACTTTACAACGTTACAAAGAATTACAAGATATCATCGCGATCTTAGGTATGGACGAATTATCTGAAGAAGATAAATTAGTTGTATCAAGAGCACGTCGTGTTCAGCGTTTCTTATCTCAACCTTTCCACGTAGCTGAGCAATTTACTGGCTTAAAAGGTGTATTGGTTGACATTAAAGATACCATCAAAGGATTTAACATGATCATGGATGGTGAAGTTGACGAGTATCCGGAAGCTGCATTTAACTTGGTTGGTAGCATTGAAGATGCGATCGAAAAAGGTAAAAAATTATTAGCAGAAGCGAACTAA
- a CDS encoding dTDP-4-dehydrorhamnose reductase (product_source=KO:K00067; cath_funfam=3.40.50.720; cog=COG1091; ko=KO:K00067; pfam=PF04321; superfamily=51735; tigrfam=TIGR01214), producing MKTILTTGSNGLLGQKLTEKILAEGRVKLVATSKGTNRYPVKDGYEYSEMDILDAVQVREVVERYSPDAIVHTAAMTNVDICEANKALCRQLNVDAVETLISICEEKNIQLIHLSTDFVFDGANGPYKEEDAVNPVSYYGESKVLAEELLKNSKANWAILRTILVYGITSDMSRSNIVLWAKEALAKASPINVVNDQWRMPTLAEDLAEACLLVVEKNAKGIYHVSGKDYMSIADLVRKVAHFWSLDQSFINEISSVSLNQTAKRPIRTGFVLDKTLKDLNYCPHSFEEGLAILDQQMKKDN from the coding sequence ATGAAAACCATTTTAACAACAGGTAGCAACGGTCTTTTGGGGCAGAAACTAACTGAAAAAATTCTCGCCGAAGGTAGGGTAAAGCTTGTTGCCACTTCTAAAGGAACAAACCGCTATCCGGTAAAGGATGGGTATGAATATTCAGAAATGGACATTTTAGATGCTGTTCAGGTTAGGGAAGTTGTCGAAAGATATAGCCCTGATGCCATTGTGCACACCGCAGCAATGACCAATGTTGATATCTGTGAAGCCAATAAAGCGCTTTGTCGCCAATTAAATGTAGATGCAGTTGAAACGCTGATATCAATATGTGAAGAGAAAAACATTCAACTTATTCATTTAAGTACCGATTTTGTTTTTGATGGTGCCAACGGACCATATAAAGAAGAGGATGCAGTTAATCCGGTAAGTTATTATGGCGAATCGAAAGTACTGGCGGAAGAGCTGTTAAAGAACTCAAAAGCAAACTGGGCAATCTTAAGAACAATATTGGTATATGGGATAACTAGTGATATGAGCCGGAGCAATATTGTATTGTGGGCCAAAGAGGCATTAGCAAAAGCATCGCCTATTAATGTAGTAAACGATCAATGGCGTATGCCTACCTTAGCCGAGGATTTGGCTGAAGCCTGCTTATTGGTTGTAGAAAAAAATGCAAAAGGAATTTACCACGTATCGGGTAAAGATTACATGAGTATTGCAGATTTAGTGCGAAAAGTTGCTCATTTTTGGAGCCTTGATCAATCCTTTATTAATGAAATAAGTTCTGTAAGTTTAAACCAAACGGCTAAACGACCGATCAGAACTGGTTTTGTTTTAGATAAGACCCTTAAGGATCTAAATTACTGTCCACATAGTTTTGAAGAAGGCTTGGCAATTTTAGATCAGCAGATGAAAAAAGATAATTAG